In the Brettanomyces nanus chromosome 1, complete sequence genome, ATCTATCGGGATTTTAGAGGCCATTGGTGGTAAATTGATGGATATGGAGTCAATACAAGTTCATCCCACAGGATTTGTTGATCCCGAAGACCTCTTTTCCAGAAACAAGTTTTTAGCTGCAGAGATGTTACGAGGTGAAGGTGGAATTTTATTAAATTCCCTGGGTGACCGATTTGCCAATGAGATGCAGAGAAGAGATCAATTGACTGAAGCCGTTATGAAAAGCTGCGATGAAGAACTTAACGATGAGATCCGTCAATGGAAAGTTTGGTTAGTTTTGGATGAAGGATCCACAAAAAATATAGGCAGTAACATTGGGTTCTATCAATTTAAAAAGTTGGTGgctaaaaagaagattagTGAGTGGAAGCAAGAGATTCCTAACATCAAGGAGAGCGTTAAGAGGTACGCACAAATGGTTCAAGATGAGAAAGATACAGATTACGGGAGAATTTCGCTAGGTAAATGGACATTGAAACCCGAGGAAGTCACCGATGATACAGAGTTGATTGCCGGAAGAGTAACTCCGGTTCTACACTTTACTATGGGAGGTGTAAAGATCAATCCAGAAGCACAGTTCCTTAACATAGATGATCAGCCTATTAATGGTATCTGGGGAGCTGGGGAGATCACCTCGGGAGTTCACTCGAGCAACAGATTAGGCGGTTCGTCGTTGTTAGAGTGTGTCGTTTTTGGTAGAATTGCTGGAGATCATGCAGCCAAGTATTTAGCACAAAGTCATATTTAGATATACAGATAATGAAATTATCAGATGATACGGCGTAGGCGCCCGCCGGCAGGCGGGGGCGTCCAAACCCTCTAACAGGAAGGATCCCGCGAAAACTCTTTACCAGGGTTGTCACCAGGGTTGCCACCAGGGCGATCACCTGGTCTTGCCACGGGCTGCTACAATTGCTATCGTTATCTATTCATCGAGCTTGCCAATCATTTGCCCTTCTTTAGTTCTtctcatttcttcatcaatcaTGGGTTATCCTTCTGTTATCGGCGGAGTCAGTAGAAAAGTTAGCTCGCAAATCTATACGCATTCGTGTGCGTTCTATCGAGTCAATCGACTCGCTTTCGGTGCTAGAATGTCTATTATCAAGACTGATAGTGCCAAACCTTCCTTTATCATCTATTCGACAATCCCTTACGATCAGAATGTCATTGCTTCTGTTGATAAATTGATGACTGAAAATGGCGATTTACCAAAGGGTAAGTCTTTTATTGACAATGTCTCTTATATTATCATTCCAGATAAAGAACATACCATGGCTTTATTACCTTATAAGGAGAAGCATCCCTCTATCAAGGTaattggatttgaaggcTGCGACCCTCAAATTGATTCTGCAATTGACTTCAAGATTGCTGATAGTCAAGGTAATAAGATCCTCAAGAGGAAAGACCTAATTGGATTGGGGATTCCCGAGGACTCAGATCTTATCAAAGCTGACCTACAATTCGTCTACATCCCATCTCATCAGAACAAGGAGTTGATGGTCTACGTTCCTGGTTCAAAGACACTACTTGAGGCTGATATGTTCTTCAACTTGCAGTACACGGGCCACCGAACACCTGAATCCGATTTGTTCAACGAACAGTTTGGCGGTAAGGACCCTCAATCGGGTTTATGGGGCTGGCTAACCAAGAAGGCATTTACTCCGGGCACTTTTCTCAACAATCAGTTGACTGGAGGTATCATCAAGGACAAACCAGCAGCCAAGAAGGCCATCGAACAGATGTTGCAAGAGTGGGACTTCAACAAGATTATCGTTTGTCACGGAGACACAATCAATAGGGACGGTAAGGAAGTTTGGAGAAAGGCTTTTCAGCAGTTATTACAGTAAATTATGTATTCCATGAGTAAGCTATTTTTCACTTAGTAATCTGTCCGAGTTTTAGCCTCCCTATTTCAAGTCGCGAATCTTTGGTAACAAAAAGCAAAATTAACACGTAGTCTGCCACGTTCTTTCCTTATTTCACTCGGTTTCTTTTATCTGTAACAATCAAAATGACTACTACAAAGGCTATTATTATGGTGGGAGGAGGCTCCCGTGGTACTCGGTTTAGACCATTAGCTCTAGACCAGGCCAAGATTCTTTTCCCAATTGCCGGAAAGCCTCTTTTATCTCATACTGTCGATGCCATTCTTGACGTGGATTCCATCAAGGAGATTATTCTAATTGGATTCTACGAACCTTCTGTCTTTACCGACTTCATTTCAGAATTTGATGCAAGAATGAAGTACACAAAGCGTCAATGTACCATGAGATACTTGAAGGAATTCAAGGCAATGGGTTCTGCTGGTGGCTTGTATTACTTCCGTAATGAAATTATGTCCGGCTCTACCGAGAGTTTCCTTGTTATTCACGGTGATATCATTTGCTCATTTCCCTTACAGAAAATGGTGGAATTCTATGATCTCAAAGCTTCGGAGAATGTCGGAAAGCAATTGGATGCTATTCTGATGGGTGTCAAACTTCAGAACTACGACTTGTTCCTTGCACTTAACGACAGGGACCAGTCTTCGTTTGGTACCATTATTTCCGATCCAAAAACGCATAAGGTTGTGCACTATGTTGAAAAACCGGAGACAAAGATGTCTGAGACTATCAACGGTGGTATCTATCTGTTCAACGACAAGCTTTTCCGTCGTCTTGCTCACGCCAAGATCTCTAAGATTACTACTGCCAGCGAGAATGCTGAAATTgtcgatgaagatgttaTCTCTATGGAAAAGGACATTCTCCAGAATTTACCTGAGTTTGGAATGACCTATATCTATCCTTACACCGGCTTTTGGACCGCTGTAAAGACTCCTTCCGATGCCTTATACTCCAATCAGCTTTATTTGGATGAGCTCTATAAGGTTCAGAGAACAGGAGGTTCTCAGAATAAAATTTTGGGCAACGTCCCGATGCACCAAAGGACTCCTACTATTGACAGACTCATTTTGGAACAGCCTTCTTCCAATATTGTTCCGCCAGTTTACATTCATCCTTCCAGTAAGATTGATATGTCTCTGGGAACCAAAATTGGACCTTACGTGTCCATTGGTCCCGATTGTAAAGTGAACGCTGGTACTAGAATCTCCAACTCGATCATCTTGAATAGCTCCAAGATTGGATCCAATTCGCTCATTTCCAACTCAATTGTCTCCTACAGTTGTAATATCGGTAGCTGGACTCGTGTCGAAGGTACAGGAATTACTATTAAGACTAGTAAGAATAACTCTCCAAAGAAATCCGGGGAACTACAGGAAGAGACCAGAATCATTGGTATCAAAGATTCTGGTAACATTTCCATCTTAGGTTCTGGCACAAACGTCAAGGACGATTGCTACCTTCTTAACAGTTTCATCTTGCCTAATAAGAGTATTAAGCGTGACGTTAAGTATGAAATTATTATGTAAGTACGTACATATTAAAAACCCGAACGCGTCGCGTCTTGTCAAAACGCGCTTACTCTCTAAAAAATAAGTAGATTGTTTTAGTACGCGtatttatatatattacactctttctgctttgTATCTCTCCTTAAATATAATTGCTAAGGCCAAATCTAAGCAGATGAAGCAGAGCAATTTACTGtcgttcttttccaagGCCAAGGTTTCTCCAAAACCAAAGCTCGAGCAAAATTCTGCAAATGAGGCCAAGTCTTGTGTTGAGTCAATTACTCCTACAAGTTCGTCTCCTGTCAAGGAAAAATTAAAGAGAGCTAAACCTGATATATCTCCAATTACCAATAGTTCTGCAGCTAAAGTTCCCGACACTCCGAAGTCGCtgaaaaagttgaaaagcGTGGATAGTTCTTCTGATCCAGACTCTCCGGCTATTCCATCTTCGCCTCTATCGACGCTGTCGTCTGGAAGAAcggtgaagaagatcaattaTTCCGAGCTGAgcgatgaagatgatgatgaactTGTTGGTAGTCATCAtaagagaaggagaattgttgaggtggaagaggatgacgatgagGACGGTGATTTTGTCGTTGATGAAgttattgatgatgttatcgatgatgatgttgtggatgaagacgatggtgaaattgaaaatgacGATTTAGTTGcggagaagaaagagttggatgatgatgttgtAGtcgaggatgaagatgatgatgaagatgatgatgatgcaatTGATTTGGCTGATCTTGGAAAGATCAAAAgacagaaaaagaaggccaATCAGGCATCAACCGAGGttcattcttcaatagaCTTACCAaaacaatttgaaaatttggatacttcttctcataCCACCGTCTCCGCAAAGTTTTCAGCAGGTTCTGCATTCGTTCCTGAGAACAAGGCTTCATATAGACGTTCCAAGGACGCAAAGACCATCTCTCCTCAACGTAAATTTGTTAAGGAAAACGGAGAGAGATATCAGTGGTTAGTAAATGTGAAGGATGCAGAAGGACGATTGGAGACGGATTCTGATTATGATTCGAGAACTCTATACATTCCGAAATCTGCCTGGGCCAAGTTTACTGCGTTTGAGACTCAGTATTGGTCGATTAAAGCCAAGATGTGGGACACTGTGGTGTTTTTCAAAAAGGGaaagttctttgaactATATGAGAAAGATGCAGATATAGCTCATCAGAAGTTTGACTTGAAACTTGCTGGTACAGGTCGTGCAAATATGAGACTAGCTGGTATACCTGAGATGTCATTTGATTATTGGGCCAAACGATTCGTTGATGAGGGCTATAAGGTTGCCAAAGTTAATCAGAAGGAGTCAATGCTTGCCAAAGAGATGAGAGAGAGAAATAGCAGCAAGAAGGCATCTAAAGTCATCAAACGTGAGCTTGATTGCGTTTTAACTTGTGGTACTTTGACCGATGGGAAGATGCTAACGGATGATATGGCTAAGTACTGTCTAGCTGTCAAGGAGGAAACTAATCTGGACAATTCAAAGACATTTGGCGTTTGCTTTATTGATACTGCTACTGGTCATGTTGAGATTACGCAGTTTGACGACGACCCTGAATGTGTCAAGTTGGAGACTTTACTGGCACAAATTCAACCTATGGAAGTATTGGTGGAGAAGTCAAAGGTGAGTCCcttggtgatgaagatcCTTCGATTCAATTCTCATGCAGGTGCCATGTTCAACTTTCTGAAATCTGGCAACGAGTTCTGGGACCACGAAACTACGTTTGAGGAGCTTACTAGAGGCAAATATTTTGAAGCCTCTAACTTGGACGATTTGTCTAACTATCCTTCGGTGTTGGTGATGTACcataaaaatgaaaagaacgTGGCTTTTTCTGCCTTCGGTGCATTATTATGGTATCTACGGTCATTGAAACTTGACTCATCGACTGTGTCCATGGGAAATTTTGCTGAGTACGATCCATTTAAGAGTAGTTTCTGCAATGCCACTATGAGACTTGATGGTGTTACCTTGCAAAACTTGGAGATATTCAGCAACTCATTCGATCAAAGTGACAAAGGTACATTATTTCGTCTTCTAAACAGGGGAATTACTGCCTTTGGTAaaagaaccttcaaaagCTGGGTGATTCATCCACTTCTTAGTAAGGAGAAGCTTGATGCTAGATTCGACTCTGTAGAACTTCTTATGAATGACGGCGATTTGAGATCTATCATTGAAAGGAAGCTTGGAAAGCTTCCTGATCTAGAAAGATTGTTGGCTCGTGTGCACTCTGGGAATTTGAAAGTGAAGGATTTCTCCAAAGTCATTGAAGGCTTTGAGTCAATTCTGTCATTATTGAAAGTGCTAAAAGATACGTATGGAGATGGAAAGTTGGGTGGTTTTTTGGGTGAATTGGTTTCTCAGTTTCCTGACGAATTGGAAGAATGTGTATCGAAATGGTCGCAAGCATTCGATAGGCATTTAGCATATGCGGAAGGAATATTGGTTCCAGAGCCTGGTGTTGAATCAGAATTCGACGCTAGTAATGCAAAAGTGAAGGCCTTAGAAAATgagttggatgatattATTATACAGTATCGCCGTGAGTACAAATGTCAGGAGATGTGTTACAAAGATTATGGTAAAGAGCTATATCTTATTGAGATTCCGAAGCGTGCTACGTCTAGGATTCCATCCGACTGGCAACAGATGTCTGCAACAGCCAAGTCCAAGCGTTATTGGTCTCCTAAGGTTAAGAAACTTGTTAGAGAATTGATGGAGGCCCGTGAGCTTCACAAGATTTTATGTGAGTCCTTGCAACAAAAGATGTATGCAAGATTCGACAAGGATTACAACATTTGGGCAGAAACTGTGCGATGCGTCTCTCAGATAGATTGTGTTGTATCATTAGTGAGAGCTTCCGAGTCGCTAGGCTCGCCGCTATGCAGACCAGAGTTTGTTGACTCCAACAGAGCATTCTTAGAATTCAGGCAGTTACGTCATCCTTGCTTTATTCCAGGGGGTGTTTCTGGAACACGTGATTTTATTCCAAACGATGTGATTCTAGGAGAAAATGGCAAGGGTCAGATTGGGTTATTGACGGGTGCCAATGCTGCAGGAAAATCGACTCTTTTGAGAATGACAGGTATAGCTGTTATTATGGCTCAAATAGGTTGCTTTGTGCCAGCTTCCGAAGCTAAGATTGTGCCTATTGATTGTATCATGACTCGGTTGGGTGCCAACGATAACATTATGCAGGGTAAGTCTACATTCTTTGTGGAACTATCTGAAACTAAACGGATGTTAGAAAATGCCACTCCAAGATCTCTCATTATTCTTGATGAGTTGGGACGCGGAGGCTCGTCAAGTGACGGTTTCGCAATAGCAGAAGCTGTGTTACACCACATTGCCACACACGTACAATCTGTTGGTTTCTTTGCCACTCATTACGGAAATTTAGGCCAAGCATTTATTCATCATCCACGTATTAAACCTCTTAGAATGGGTATTATAGTGGAtgagtcttcgagaaataTCACCTTCCTCTACAAGTTGGAGCCAGGTAGTTCTAACGGATCGTTTGGTATGCACGTTGCATCAATGTGCGGTGTTCCAAAGGAAATTGTTGATAACGCTGAGGTGGCAGCCAAAACTCATGAGCATACTTCAAGACTCAAGAAGGCCCAGGAGGGTACAGAGGAGTCTGCTCCGTTGGGATTGCAGAGCGATTTTTCGTGGATCGCGCAAAATAAGGGCATTGAACGAACTTGTGCCGTTTACTCTGAGGATGTGAAGAGGACTGCATTGGACAGTATATTCAGTGTCATCGGAGCTTTGTAAGGACTATAACGCTGTATGCTAATTTGAATAAAGAAATCCTCTTAGCCCCAGATAAAAAATATGAAATCGCGAAAGGATCCTCTAAGCTCTCTTAGCGTACGTACTTCACCCATCATCTTATGGTATATCATGGAAAATGAAATACAGAAGAAACGCAGAAGAGTGGTGAAGGAGCTTGTATCAGCACATTACAGTAGTCCCGATGTCAGTATCGAGTCGATTGAGACGATTACAGATGATAATCAGAGTTTAGGAGAGATACGTCCAACAGGTGAACAGAGACGTTATTCCGGTAAGAGTGCGACTAGGACCAAATCGATAGATGATATCATTGGGAAATTTTCAATTCCTCCGAATCTACCAGATGTTATTGATTTGActaacgatgatgacggAAGGGGTTGTGTGTCCCTATGGTCAGAAAAATACACTCCTCGATCAAGCAGTGACTTGTGCATTAATAAACAGAAGATTGAACAAGTTCAGTCACAAATCGAACAGATGGTTAATGAAGAAACACATAATCGAATtgtatttctttctggatcttcCGGTTGTGGTAAATCTACCGCAGCTAAGATATTGGCAGAGGAGGCTCTGTctaaaaagaaggagacaGCGAAAAAAGTAGGACTTTTTGACGATATCAGCATCATACCTGAAAGGGATGATAGTGGTAGATACCCGAATGTGATTGAGTATACCAATCGAACAACCTCCACATCAAGGCTTACGTCTTCAGTGACACAGTTTTCGGAATTCCTTGATGAGTGCAAACTGCTTACTATGGGTAACGAGAAATGCATCGTGGTGGATGAATTACCCAATGTTTATCATGAGGGTACCTTGATGAACTTTCGAAAGGCAATTTTGAGGTGGATAGAACTAGATTCTTCTGTAGGATTGCCACCTTTAATCATATGTGTGACTGAATTCGATGCGGATGATGACAATCATTGGGGTTTGTTCACTTTAGATGCAACATTCAAGCTTGAAACAGTTCTAGGAAGAAACCTAATGAAACTTGAAGGCAAAGGATGGAATAGAGTGAAATTTAACCCTGTTGCCAAACGATATATGAAGCAGGCTCTTAGGCGTGTAGTTAGAACTGAGCACAATTCCCTAGAGGCGATACCCAAGCGTCTTATCACGGATGAAATAGACCAGCTAAGTTCAACTGGCGATATCAGAAATAGTCTTATCACTTTGGAATACTGGTGCCGCTTTTTATATCCTGTGACGCATGATGCATCCTCACTCTCCGTACTCGGTAAGGAAAACGGCTTAAATATATTTCATTCAATTGGTAAGATCATCTACGGAACACAGCATCCTCAAGAGGAGTTCAACAATTACTTAAAGACGGCAAATGTGGTACAGTTTGACAAATCTCAGAGTCCGCCGACGCTACGAGATATTAACACAATTTCAGTAGACAATGTATCACAAgattctgcatcttctgttgGAAAATTGAATTTAAACGTTCTTGAAAACTATTTGGTATTGAATCCATCAAAAATAGACTTCAACGTGGCTGATTTAGTAGACATTCTTTCGCAAGCAGACACATTATTTAGGTTCAAGAACGACAGACGAGCTCTTACTATGCTGACATATTACAGCTGTTTTGGGGCTCGATTGAAATGTGTTAGGCTCAAAAGTAATGGCGATAGTTCCGGTGCTACACATCACCGATCTAGATATTCAAGAGACTCCAAAGTGGGCTacaaaaagaggaagattGTTGACCTGGTGAAGGATTTCGAACTAAGGAGATGTAATAGGCTTGTATCGTTGGGTCAATATTCacatctttcaaatcaAGATGCGATACTTATAGACGGATATTATCAGAACGAAATTCTGAACTCTTCGAAGGCAAGAAACAAACTCGGGAATCAGTACACGGGCACTTTTAAAAGACTTGGTGGAGATTTCAAGAATATAATTCTACCAGATACTGAGTTTCAACCGGATATtgtagaagatgatagtACCAAGAGTGCCACGTCATTAGAGGCCAAATATTTTAACGTTTACAACGAGGATGAATCCAtggtagaagatgatgacaaggagtttgatgaagaccCAATAGTTGACTCAGAAGATGTAACTTCACAATATTCGGAGGATTCATTTAGCGATGATTCTCTTGTGATGAAGCTATGAAAGTATATGGATTACTTTAGATATGATTACATATAACACCTACTAATTAGTATTGTTGGCTTCTACTAAAGCAGTCTCAAAGAAGTGTTCATTTTCACTTAAACTCTCTTTGATAATATCCAAGCCACCCTGAAAGTTTCCTCCAACATAAAGTTGAGGATATGTAGGCCAGTCACTGAATTTCTTTAAACCTTGTCTAACAGTATCATCTTTAAGGATATCAAAGAAGCCGAATCTCACTTGATGCTCTCTAAGAATTGCCACCAACTGTCTGGAAAACCCACATTGAGGAGCAGATGGGGTTCCCTTCATGAAGAGCATGATTGGAGCGGCTGTGGTTAACTTTCTAAGTCTTGCTTTCAGCTGTTCCGGactttcctcttccaaagcGACTGCAGCAGGTGCAGCATCCTGGTTATTTGTAGCAGAACTGACATAGTCAAATACGGAAGAACTTTTTTCCTTGGATACAGAGGAATCAGCCTGATTTGTTTCAATTTCCTGTTCATTGCCTCCCAACTGTTCAAGGGCAGAAGCAAACTCCTTCGGATCAGCACCactcaactctttcaaaatggTTCCATTCTTGACTAACACAAAGTAAGGGACGGCTGAGATATCAAACAAATCCGAAATTTCCGGGAAATTATCTGCGTTAATGGAGAGAAAGTCAATATGCTTGTTCTGAGGCGAGTCTGCTAATGTTGATATCACCTTGTTCATCTGGATACATGGGGAAGCCCATGGAGTATGAAAATATAAGGCTATGAGTTTGTCCTTGACGGAGGTCAAGTCAGAAAACTTTTCTTTCGATTGTATTTCAATCAAACCCATGGTTAAAGAACGATGTTTATGTTAAGTAAAATTATTTGTCACCCAGGTATCctctatatatatattcgCTTCTATCTCCGATTATTTCAGCTCCTAAAAAATCCTTACATTCGCTTACGCGGTGATTGGAGAGGCAGCGGCAGGAGGTAAcggagaaaagaagacgCGCTCGTGTTTTCCCGTGACCTGATCAGAGACGTGGCTTCAGTTTTCAGTGTTCCATGGCTCCTGGCTCTGATGACATAGCCCCAGCGTCTTCTCAAATATTGAGGAGTAAATAACTCTATGTAACAAGAACTTTACATTAATATATACTAATAAGACAAATTAATACGGCATGAAGTATAAGAAAGCCAAAAGTGATAGACTGGTGCACAGTAAAAGAGGATCAAATAGGAAATCATATTGCTACTGTTGTGGCGGTGATTGCTCTCCTTCCTGTTGTCCGTCCTGTGACTGTGCTTGTTGTGCTTGCTGAGCTTGTTGTGCTTGTTGTGCCTGCTGTGCCTGTTGTGCTTGCTGAGCTTGTGCCTGTTGTGCTTGCTGAGCTTGTGCCTGTTGTGCCTGCTGCACTTGCTGCAAACTACCTGATCGCACTTGATAAGGTTGCGAATAATAAGCCCCATAATAATAGCCAGAGGTCTGTGGTTGTACTGACGCACTCGAAGGATCTGCAGTACTATAATAAGGATACATCATTGGTTGAGTAGCAGAGGCGCCTGGTTGGCCGTAAAAGCTAGCTGTTGTTGTAGTTGCGGCAGTAGAACCACCGTTAAGTGAATGATCGGCGTCCTGAGCAAGGTTGTCtgccattgaagaaatagtGGCAGACGCACCACCTGAAGGATGGACTGTTTGCAATGGGGAGGCGGTATGTTGtctaagagaagaatttgagCTGTCCTCTAGTGAGTTATCGCCAGCTTGGCCGACACGATAAGTGGGAGTACCCTGCTGAATAACACGCTTGATATCTTTTACAAACAACGGATACAACAAATCCACAATACCTTCCCTCTGTGCCATAAGAAGAGCTCTATCAAATGGAATCCAAACACCTTTCAAGTGCATAGAACCAATTTTGACAACATGGCGCGTTTTCTCAGCTTTAAGAATGCCATCACGTCGGCCTCTAGTCATTTTTGCCACATTAAGAAGTTTGGTACCATTGATCATATCATTGTCTGCTCTACGAACCACAGAAACGCCATTTGCCTCTACCTGGTAACACAGAGTCTTTTCATCCTCCCACATAATGGTGGTAATTTTAGGACGAATGCCTCTGGGTTGTATTTGTCCGACAGATGGACTAAGCGGTGGTTCATTGCCATTACTGTGATTGTTGTGATTTCTACGATGTGTTTTCCGTTGAGCCTGGGCCTGAGGAGATGGTGCGACCCCGCCTGCGGGACCTGCACTGGTACCAGTGACTGTAGCACTCTGAGTTGCCGCAGCCAGCGACGATGCCAATGGCTGAGCTGCTGTCGAGGTAACAGGCATGGACCCATAGAGCGAGTATCCTGCGGCTCCGTTGGAGGCTGTAGTAGCAGGATATCCACGTGCATACCCGTTATTTGCGTATGCAGGATAGTGCTGATACGCTGAAACTGCTTGTTGAGGTTGAGCGTAGTAGCTGGCGTATGAAGTCAAGTAAGGCTGCTGAGAAGGCGACGTTGCCGACTGTTGAGACTGCTTCCGGTCCTGGACCTGTTGGGGAGAGCTCTCATCCGGCTTTTGAACTGGAGTATAATAGTCAACACTCTGCTGAGCAGCCTGTGCCTGCGACTGTTGCTGCTGGCCTTGCTGTGCCTGTTGTGCCTGCTGTGCCTGTTGCGCCTGTTGCGCTTGTTGCGCCTGTTGTGCCTGATAATCGCCATATCCGTACTGGGTAGAATACCCTGGAAGAGCATACGCTTGCGATGTTTGTGCCTGCTGAGAAATCTGAGGAACCTGAATCTGTGCCGCCTGATAGACACCAGGACGCGACTGATAGCCGTAATCATATGCGGTAGGGGCTCTGGACGTCAATGCATTGGAATAACCAGAACCATAAGACGCCGTGGTGGAGTTACCGGGACCCACAGTAGCGTAGGTCTGATAATGTGGGGCAGCTGCATAACCAGACTGAGCGGAAGGTTGAACCTGAGCAGTCGAATTATGGGGCTGATCAACTTCCGGGGTAGAGCCTCGTGCCTGCTGAGTTTGTAGTCCTGGATAAGTGTAGACAGGACTAGTAGAAGACAtgaaattgagaaagaCAAGCTAACGGTTTCGATATGAATAAGTTCTTTCGACGCGAAGTAAAGATGCGTAAATAGTTGAGTAAAAAAATAATGTTGCGTAACAATGCAGACAAGATGAACTTAGAAGATTGAGACCGCTTCAAATTATAATTAAAGAGGAattcaagaaggagaaagtaCTTTCagcagaaaaagaactCCTGTACGTACATGAGCTTTCAATAGAAACAAAAAACTAAGAAAACTAGAAACTGAAAACTAAAAACAAGAAACACATAAGAAACAGGAAAACACGAAACATCAAAAAGTCAGCAATAAAAAGCGAGCGAtgagaaaaatttttggcATTTTGAAAATTGGTCCCActaacaaaaagaaacgtgGACACGAaaactgtttctttttaatgTATATCTTGATGCGGCTGTCTCCTTTCAAGTCCAGGCTTGGTTGGTGTATTGAGAGAGTATAATTATTGAGTGGAAGATAAGTAAAAGTGATAGGCAAGTCAATTCATGCCACATGAAGATAGTTTATAAACAAGATCCGCTGGACATATAGTCATTATTGGCAGCGCGCATGCAACATTTGACAGACGCGCTATTCTGTCTTACTGCACAGAATCAGCACGCATCAGCATTCGCGTACAGGACAATGTGCTGCGTAAAGAGAGGAGGTACTAAATCATGTTGAGAAGCACTGTGGAATTAGAATTCGTATTATCTAGTCTGCTTATCGATTATTATGTGTGGCATGGTCGCTCTATGGCCGCAAATCACTCGATAAATGAACACTCAGTACAATCAAGTAAACCGGTTACGGTCAGATATATCAGGTATAATTCGTTGGTGCCGGgaaaaatatatatgtGCTTGGCGCAATCCCTCCATTCCGCGCCAGTTATGCATCACGCATGCACAAATGATAAAAATACGTAGTACACAGAATCGGCTGTGCAGTCTGCTTTTTCCACCCTTTTAAATGTGTAAAAGATgcactttttctttagcTTTGCATGAGCGTACGCTAATTATATACAGGAGGGATCCTACATTTGCCGCGTGTCTCAAATATGTCATGCATTCAGATAACTAGAGCATGGAAACATATTTCAACCATAAGCAATGTGTGTGAGTACATGCTATTACTACAAGCGATAGAATGTCAGTGCCAATAAATTCTCTGGGCCTGGCTAATTTGAGAACAGTCACC is a window encoding:
- a CDS encoding uncharacterized protein (EggNog:ENOG41), which codes for MGLIEIQSKEKFSDLTSVKDKLIALYFHTPWASPCIQMNKVISTLADSPQNKHIDFLSINADNFPEISDLFDISAVPYFVLVKNGTILKELSGADPKEFASALEQLGGNEQEIETNQADSSVSKEKSSSVFDYVSSATNNQDAAPAAVALEEESPEQLKARLRKLTTAAPIMLFMKGTPSAPQCGFSRQLVAILREHQVRFGFFDILKDDTVRQGLKKFSDWPTYPQLYVGGNFQGGLDIIKESLSENEHFFETALVEANNTN